The Wigglesworthia glossinidia endosymbiont of Glossina morsitans morsitans (Yale colony) genome has a window encoding:
- a CDS encoding transporter substrate-binding domain-containing protein, which produces MFTKFFLNLSRQITLLIILLIPLKIVFADKLNDIKKSGILKVAIFDSNPPFGKIDFKSHQIIGYDADIAQELAKMLKVQLQLISTNPSNRIPLLQSGKVDLIIADITITPERKKVINFSIPYFSTKQKILTHISSSDNLQDYAKERIGVVKGTTGQQTLSHRFPEAKIIAYNDIPMAFSALRNKNVKAITQDSTILEGLIFGAPDRNQYKILSNSISEETIGIGVKKGEERLLNEINKNLMKLENSGIKNNIYNKWFNLNKYKQ; this is translated from the coding sequence GTTATTAATTATTTTATTAATACCACTAAAAATAGTATTTGCTGACAAATTAAATGATATTAAAAAATCAGGAATTTTAAAAGTAGCAATATTTGATTCTAACCCTCCATTTGGAAAAATTGATTTTAAATCACATCAAATTATAGGATATGATGCAGATATTGCTCAAGAATTAGCTAAAATGCTAAAAGTTCAATTGCAATTAATTTCTACTAATCCATCTAATCGAATACCACTATTGCAATCAGGAAAAGTTGATTTAATAATTGCGGATATCACCATTACTCCAGAAAGAAAAAAAGTAATTAATTTTTCTATCCCATATTTTTCTACAAAACAAAAAATTTTAACACATATAAGTTCTTCAGATAATTTGCAGGATTACGCGAAGGAACGTATTGGTGTGGTAAAAGGCACTACTGGTCAGCAAACATTAAGTCATCGTTTTCCAGAAGCAAAAATCATTGCTTATAACGATATACCAATGGCTTTTTCTGCTTTAAGAAATAAAAATGTTAAAGCTATTACTCAAGACAGCACTATTTTAGAAGGATTAATTTTTGGAGCTCCCGACCGAAATCAATATAAAATATTATCAAATTCTATTAGCGAAGAAACTATAGGAATAGGTGTTAAAAAAGGGGAAGAAAGATTATTAAACGAAATTAATAAAAATTTGATGAAATTAGAAAATTCTGGAATAAAGAATAATATTTATAATAAATGGTTCAATTTGAATAAATATAAACAATAA
- the hflC gene encoding protease modulator HflC — protein sequence MKKYLVTIAFLLISLFLYSALFIVQEGQRGLVLRFGKVLRGVDNTPIIYAPGMHIKMPLIETVKHLDAKIQTMENQADRFVTMEKKDLIVDSYIKWKIIDFSRYYLATGGGDVAQGEVLLKRKFSDRLRSELGRLDVKGIVTDSRNKLMSDVRFSLNNGTSGIEEEDNTYNKKIDTISVEQTQEIGIHPNSMAALGIEVVDVRIKQINLPSEVSDAIYQRMRAEREAVARRHRSQGKEEAEKLRATADYKVTRTLAEAKRQSLIIKGEADAETAKLYALSFNADPEFYVFIRSLRAYENSFNNTQDLILIDSKSNFLRFMHNTNN from the coding sequence ATGAAAAAATATCTCGTAACTATTGCTTTTTTATTAATTTCTTTATTTTTATATTCTGCACTTTTTATCGTGCAAGAAGGTCAAAGAGGACTAGTATTAAGATTTGGAAAAGTATTACGCGGAGTAGATAATACTCCAATAATATATGCTCCTGGAATGCATATAAAAATGCCACTAATAGAAACAGTGAAACATCTTGATGCAAAAATACAAACTATGGAGAATCAAGCAGATCGATTTGTTACTATGGAAAAAAAAGATTTGATCGTAGATTCTTATATTAAATGGAAAATAATAGATTTTAGTAGATATTATTTAGCGACAGGAGGTGGAGATGTAGCACAAGGAGAAGTACTATTAAAAAGAAAATTTTCCGATAGATTACGTTCAGAACTTGGTCGTTTAGATGTAAAAGGAATTGTTACAGATTCTAGAAACAAGCTAATGAGCGACGTACGTTTTTCATTAAATAATGGTACATCCGGAATAGAAGAAGAAGATAATACATATAATAAAAAGATAGATACTATTTCAGTAGAACAAACACAAGAAATTGGCATACACCCTAATAGTATGGCCGCATTAGGCATCGAAGTAGTAGACGTAAGGATAAAACAAATTAATTTACCATCTGAAGTTTCTGATGCTATTTACCAAAGAATGCGTGCTGAAAGGGAAGCCGTAGCAAGACGACACAGATCACAAGGAAAAGAAGAAGCAGAAAAATTGCGTGCTACTGCGGATTATAAAGTCACTCGAACTTTAGCAGAAGCTAAACGACAATCTTTAATTATTAAAGGAGAAGCGGATGCTGAAACAGCAAAATTATACGCACTTTCATTTAATGCAGATCCGGAATTTTATGTTTTCATAAGAAGTTTACGTGCATATGAAAATAGTTTCAATAATACACAAGATTTAATTTTAATTGATTCTAAAAGCAACTTTTTACGTTTTATGCATAATACAAATAATTAA
- a CDS encoding amino acid ABC transporter permease: protein MERLQFDWVTIFQGESINWIITGLINTVLITVISSIFATVLTIILFFFKKTSHHLITILIDLLTSIIRKTPFLIQLFFWYFAAWNALPNYWIETISNYSNIKIFEYDIYLFTSEFICSVWSLSLFISVYLIEELQSGLNRLSKGQKEAALSQGLSMWCIYYKILLPQGIKNAWQPIISQYLNLIKLSSLTSAIGFGELTYHIHQIESFNAHSIEAFAIGTFLYLILGLLLSTSLSYFFQKKS, encoded by the coding sequence ATGGAACGTTTACAATTCGATTGGGTTACTATTTTTCAGGGAGAATCTATTAATTGGATAATAACTGGACTAATTAATACCGTATTAATTACTGTAATTAGTTCTATTTTTGCGACAGTTTTGACTATAATCTTATTTTTTTTTAAAAAAACTTCTCATCATTTAATTACAATTCTCATTGATTTATTGACATCAATTATTAGAAAAACTCCATTTTTAATACAATTATTTTTTTGGTATTTTGCTGCTTGGAATGCACTACCTAATTATTGGATTGAAACTATATCTAATTATTCAAATATTAAAATATTTGAATATGATATTTATTTGTTTACTTCGGAATTTATTTGTTCAGTATGGTCTTTATCTTTATTTATTTCTGTTTATTTAATAGAAGAATTACAATCGGGATTAAATAGATTATCTAAAGGTCAAAAAGAAGCCGCTCTTTCACAAGGTTTAAGTATGTGGTGTATATATTACAAAATATTATTGCCTCAAGGCATAAAAAATGCTTGGCAACCGATAATTAGTCAATATTTAAATTTAATAAAACTATCTTCTTTAACTTCTGCTATTGGTTTTGGAGAATTAACATATCATATTCATCAAATAGAAAGTTTTAATGCACATTCAATTGAAGCGTTTGCCATCGGAACATTTTTATATTTAATTTTAGGATTATTATTAAGTACAAGCTTATCTTATTTTTTTCAAAAAAAATCGTAA
- a CDS encoding amino acid ABC transporter permease has translation MHFQWSVILENISYFIFGNTFFGEPGGLFLTFFITVIAGIFSILLGILLAMLSWCIPKIFKKILFFISEIIRGIPLIFIIFWMYFIFPFFFSNYISREITIIFSLIWFNSSAVMHIILSGIYALPKGQHEAGLAEGLSNLQIFCKILLPQAIKNSFPSWNNLIINLVKDTSLAFILNVPELTTVGSQLNNVFQVYSLEIFLFVAFLYYMLCKSFEIIVKYFLPKIY, from the coding sequence ATGCATTTCCAATGGTCAGTAATTTTAGAAAATATTTCATATTTTATTTTTGGAAATACTTTTTTTGGCGAACCCGGAGGTTTATTTCTGACATTTTTTATTACTGTAATTGCAGGAATTTTTTCCATTTTACTAGGAATACTTTTGGCAATGCTATCATGGTGCATTCCAAAAATTTTTAAAAAAATATTATTTTTTATTTCTGAAATTATTAGAGGAATACCTTTAATATTTATTATTTTTTGGATGTATTTTATTTTTCCATTTTTTTTTTCAAATTACATTTCAAGAGAAATTACGATAATTTTTTCTTTAATTTGGTTTAATTCATCAGCTGTTATGCATATTATTTTATCTGGAATTTATGCTTTACCTAAAGGTCAACACGAAGCTGGACTGGCAGAGGGATTAAGTAATTTACAAATTTTCTGCAAAATTTTACTTCCTCAAGCTATTAAAAATTCTTTTCCTTCTTGGAATAATTTAATAATAAATTTAGTTAAAGATACTTCTTTAGCATTTATTTTAAATGTACCAGAACTTACTACAGTAGGAAGTCAATTAAACAATGTTTTCCAGGTATATTCTTTAGAAATTTTTTTATTTGTTGCTTTTTTATATTATATGCTATGTAAATCTTTTGAAATTATTGTCAAATATTTTTTGCCTAAAATTTATTAG
- a CDS encoding amino acid ABC transporter ATP-binding protein translates to MEEKKIQDTTKVAVKFFQVYKKINKVQILNNINLNILSGKVIVICGPSGSGKSTLVRLINRLEEFDNGEIFIYGKPISNLQGNALRKLRMKIGFVFQKFNLYENLNVLNNVALSLIKIQNWEKEKAHQHAIEKLKEVGLLDKIKSYPHELSGGQQQRVAIARVLASNVQIIIFDEPTSALDPEMISEVMIVIKNLIYYKITMIVVTHEIQFAQKIADQIVFLSSGEILEKSDPKNFFSNPKHPRAKKFLKKILFPLKHT, encoded by the coding sequence ATGGAAGAAAAAAAAATACAAGATACTACAAAAGTAGCAGTTAAATTTTTCCAAGTATATAAAAAAATTAATAAAGTACAAATTTTGAATAATATTAATTTAAATATTTTATCTGGAAAAGTTATTGTAATCTGTGGTCCTTCTGGATCTGGAAAATCTACTTTAGTACGATTAATTAATCGATTAGAAGAATTTGATAATGGAGAAATTTTTATTTATGGAAAACCGATATCTAATTTACAAGGTAATGCTTTAAGAAAATTGCGTATGAAAATAGGATTTGTTTTTCAAAAATTTAATTTATATGAAAATCTTAATGTTTTAAATAATGTAGCTTTATCTTTAATTAAAATTCAAAATTGGGAAAAAGAAAAAGCGCACCAGCATGCCATTGAAAAACTGAAAGAAGTAGGACTGCTAGATAAAATTAAATCTTATCCTCATGAGCTTTCGGGAGGTCAACAACAAAGGGTTGCTATTGCAAGAGTTTTAGCTTCCAATGTTCAAATTATTATATTCGATGAACCCACATCTGCATTAGATCCAGAAATGATTAGCGAAGTCATGATAGTAATAAAAAATTTGATTTATTATAAAATTACTATGATAGTAGTAACACACGAAATTCAATTTGCACAAAAAATAGCAGATCAAATAGTATTTTTGTCATCCGGAGAAATTTTAGAAAAATCTGATCCTAAAAATTTTTTTTCTAACCCTAAACATCCGCGTGCTAAAAAATTTTTAAAAAAAATATTATTTCCATTAAAACACACTTAA
- the hflK gene encoding FtsH protease activity modulator HflK — MTYKNNISQYNDPWKKDQKYSDCKDKKVNEYDALPPDLDDIFRKLSKKFNKFKKKNITNKTKKNPKFYIGFVLIFILITWISSGFYTIKEAERGVILRLGKFHHIVQPGLNWKPSFIDTIYPVNVESVRELAASGIMLTSDENVVRVEMNVQYKVIHPKNYLFSVTNADNSLRQATDSALRGVIGKYTMDRILTEGRTLVRSDTQKILEETIQPYNMGIELLDVNFQTARPPEEVKAAFDDAIAARENEQQYIREAEAYANEVQPQANGKAQRILEEGRAYKARTILEAQGEVQRFTKVLPEYKIAPKITRERLYIDTMERILSKNKKLFIYNSQTNNHNLLLFPLDQLLKSSEFKNSTQNLNSDNFYQNRNETNNKNDQENLETSQNYKKNLNTKRNNIRNELILR, encoded by the coding sequence ATGACATATAAAAATAATATCAGTCAATACAATGATCCTTGGAAAAAAGATCAGAAATATTCTGATTGCAAAGATAAAAAAGTTAATGAATATGATGCATTACCTCCAGATCTTGATGATATTTTTCGAAAATTAAGCAAAAAGTTTAACAAATTTAAAAAGAAAAATATTACAAACAAAACAAAAAAAAATCCAAAATTTTATATTGGATTTGTATTAATATTTATTTTGATTACATGGATAAGTAGTGGATTTTATACTATTAAAGAAGCAGAAAGAGGAGTAATTCTTAGATTGGGAAAATTCCATCATATCGTGCAACCAGGTTTAAACTGGAAACCAAGTTTTATTGATACAATATATCCAGTAAATGTAGAGTCCGTTAGAGAATTAGCTGCATCTGGAATTATGTTAACTTCCGATGAAAATGTAGTTAGAGTAGAAATGAATGTGCAATATAAAGTAATTCATCCTAAAAATTATTTGTTTAGTGTAACTAATGCAGATAATAGCTTACGTCAAGCTACCGATAGTGCACTGCGTGGAGTTATCGGAAAATATACTATGGATCGTATCCTGACGGAAGGACGCACACTAGTACGTAGTGATACACAAAAAATACTAGAAGAAACTATCCAACCATATAACATGGGAATTGAACTATTAGATGTAAACTTTCAAACAGCTAGACCTCCCGAAGAAGTAAAAGCAGCTTTTGACGATGCAATTGCTGCACGTGAAAATGAGCAACAATATATTAGAGAAGCAGAAGCTTATGCAAACGAAGTGCAGCCGCAAGCAAATGGAAAAGCGCAACGTATTTTAGAAGAAGGAAGAGCGTATAAAGCTCGCACTATCCTAGAAGCACAAGGAGAAGTACAAAGATTTACAAAAGTTCTACCAGAATATAAAATAGCTCCTAAAATAACAAGAGAAAGGTTATATATTGATACTATGGAACGTATTTTAAGTAAAAATAAAAAACTTTTTATTTATAATTCGCAAACTAATAATCATAATTTACTTTTATTTCCATTAGATCAGTTGCTTAAATCTTCTGAATTTAAAAATTCCACACAAAATTTAAATTCTGATAATTTTTATCAAAATCGAAATGAAACGAATAATAAAAACGACCAAGAAAATCTTGAAACGTCTCAGAACTACAAAAAAAACTTAAATACAAAAAGAAATAACATCAGAAATGAATTAATTTTACGATAA